A window of the Desulfopila inferna genome harbors these coding sequences:
- a CDS encoding TIGR00730 family Rossman fold protein — protein MDFEISKDRRRVSREPKYNLDNTVVGDSWRMFRIMAEFVDGFDALSAIDVPAVTIYGSARTAKNDPYYTITETLAGELAKAGYGVITGGGPGIMEAANKGAFEAGGISIGLNIALPHEQEANPYTNFPLDFKYFFVRKVMLMKYSMAFICMPGGFGSLDELFESLTLIQTQRVRPFPIVLFGSEFWSGLVNWMEDALLARGNIHADDTSLFKVLDEVEDVLQYITSNVVA, from the coding sequence ATGGACTTTGAAATCAGTAAAGACCGCAGAAGGGTCTCGCGGGAACCAAAATATAATCTGGATAATACCGTTGTAGGCGATTCCTGGAGGATGTTCAGAATCATGGCGGAGTTTGTAGATGGATTTGATGCACTTTCGGCAATCGATGTTCCCGCCGTCACCATCTATGGCTCAGCCAGGACAGCGAAGAATGATCCTTATTATACGATTACGGAAACCCTGGCCGGCGAGCTGGCAAAGGCCGGATACGGAGTCATTACCGGAGGAGGTCCTGGAATAATGGAAGCCGCCAATAAAGGAGCCTTCGAGGCAGGAGGGATTTCCATCGGTTTGAATATAGCTCTGCCGCATGAACAGGAAGCCAACCCCTATACAAACTTTCCTCTTGATTTTAAGTATTTTTTTGTGAGGAAGGTTATGCTGATGAAGTATTCCATGGCATTTATCTGCATGCCGGGAGGTTTTGGATCTCTCGATGAGCTATTTGAATCGCTGACACTGATCCAGACCCAGCGGGTGCGCCCCTTTCCCATCGTCCTTTTCGGCTCGGAGTTTTGGAGCGGACTTGTCAACTGGATGGAAGATGCCCTTCTGGCCCGGGGAAACATTCATGCAGATGATACCTCGCTTTTTAAGGTTTTGGATGAGGTCGAGGATGTACTGCAATATATAACCAGTAATGTCGTAGCGTAA
- a CDS encoding tetratricopeptide repeat protein: MQSLNHPAPVEPLQEEDLHLFYSSYREVVAEKIPCFENLLFFNKDNVIDAEQYVSSFETLKKMEGYFNRCETQESHDHFCYCANQAIIFTIPMKERECIAVISGVDSYFSNHVSSDWLEEFRKTVIWNFLLIKGAGIDPETGLPNSRVFYNTLERFPGDILPSILLVELFPRARSSRESQIHTAKAVRSLRSCIDCQLPLFYLGNHLFGVIGSFVERKSCLILGRKILSWLRSDGFRKIHIGMRRENELIDLENTNIHREAVEQAYFALQTAGKRGPFSLCDYHRLRNPEEHPLRKPSKALLAKFRRRWQGVEHFSIVQFQSAQSKDTEFLAASLIDNSVICEGQDVYVFLPETGSQEALRRSKKWLSALDVGDILTGVACFPHFSFTKSQTVFNCRKALHHASFFGPCGSAVFNAVSLNVSGDIYYAEGDLTSAVREYRTGLICDPVDTNLLNSLGVSYADMDKHREALQCFEKVLSFDPTNFMALYNAGLGAELNGRQSDAVDCFERAWCQDTEFSEEKDDLAFHLGRLYCLDGRYGESVDVLLPWYQKQSGGKPKEKALPYLGRSYHGLGQDDKAMIWLQRALKYYEFDAESMGLLGLVYLINKEGDDIALTLCEKSTTIEPDNINLKMYLAKVQIACRLHGEARATLKKCLRNKTTRTEAQLLSALNYKEEGQVKRARFWIKTLLENTALDNDIAAQAHTIEEELDGL; encoded by the coding sequence ATGCAGTCTTTAAACCATCCGGCCCCGGTCGAGCCATTACAAGAAGAAGATCTCCACCTTTTTTACTCCTCCTATAGAGAAGTTGTAGCGGAAAAGATTCCATGTTTTGAAAACCTTCTTTTTTTTAACAAGGACAATGTGATAGACGCTGAGCAATATGTATCGTCTTTCGAAACCCTGAAAAAGATGGAAGGCTACTTTAATAGATGCGAGACCCAGGAGAGTCACGATCACTTCTGCTATTGCGCCAATCAGGCAATCATTTTCACGATCCCCATGAAAGAACGGGAGTGTATCGCCGTCATCAGCGGGGTCGATTCTTACTTTAGTAATCATGTCTCAAGCGATTGGTTGGAGGAATTCCGAAAAACTGTTATCTGGAATTTTTTGCTGATTAAGGGTGCAGGAATTGACCCGGAGACTGGTCTGCCGAACAGCAGGGTGTTCTATAACACGCTTGAGCGGTTCCCGGGGGATATCCTGCCCTCGATCCTGCTTGTCGAGCTTTTCCCCAGGGCACGTTCCTCGAGAGAGTCTCAAATCCATACTGCTAAGGCGGTTCGTTCATTAAGAAGCTGTATTGACTGCCAATTGCCGTTATTTTATTTGGGAAATCATCTCTTCGGCGTAATCGGCAGCTTTGTTGAGAGGAAGAGCTGTCTTATCCTTGGCCGCAAAATATTATCCTGGTTGCGCAGTGATGGTTTTAGAAAAATACATATTGGAATGCGCAGGGAAAATGAACTGATTGACCTGGAAAATACAAATATTCATCGCGAAGCAGTTGAACAGGCGTATTTCGCCCTACAGACTGCCGGAAAAAGAGGACCTTTTTCCCTGTGTGATTATCATCGATTGCGAAACCCCGAAGAACATCCTCTGCGGAAGCCCTCTAAGGCTTTATTGGCAAAATTCAGAAGACGATGGCAGGGAGTCGAACATTTCTCCATTGTACAATTTCAATCTGCACAAAGTAAAGATACCGAATTTTTAGCAGCCAGTCTTATTGATAACAGCGTCATTTGTGAAGGCCAGGATGTGTATGTTTTCCTGCCGGAAACCGGATCCCAGGAAGCCCTACGTCGGAGCAAAAAATGGTTGTCGGCTCTAGATGTGGGGGATATCCTGACTGGCGTGGCTTGTTTCCCTCATTTTTCTTTCACCAAAAGCCAGACTGTATTTAACTGCCGAAAGGCCTTGCATCACGCCTCCTTCTTCGGTCCATGTGGCAGTGCAGTCTTTAATGCTGTAAGTTTGAATGTCAGTGGAGATATATATTATGCTGAGGGAGATCTTACCTCAGCGGTGAGGGAGTACCGAACTGGGTTGATATGCGACCCGGTGGATACCAATCTTCTCAATAGCCTTGGAGTATCCTATGCGGATATGGATAAGCACAGGGAAGCACTTCAATGCTTTGAGAAAGTTCTTTCCTTTGATCCCACCAATTTTATGGCTCTCTATAATGCCGGTCTTGGGGCTGAGCTCAATGGCAGGCAGAGCGATGCCGTTGACTGTTTTGAGCGCGCCTGGTGCCAGGACACCGAGTTTTCTGAGGAAAAAGATGATCTTGCTTTTCATCTGGGCCGATTATATTGTCTGGACGGCCGGTACGGCGAGTCCGTAGATGTACTTCTGCCCTGGTATCAAAAGCAGAGTGGGGGGAAGCCGAAGGAAAAAGCTTTGCCCTATCTGGGACGATCATACCACGGTCTCGGGCAGGATGATAAAGCCATGATTTGGCTACAGAGAGCCTTGAAATATTACGAATTTGATGCGGAGTCCATGGGATTGCTCGGCCTTGTTTATTTGATAAATAAGGAGGGCGATGATATTGCCCTCACCTTGTGTGAGAAGAGCACCACTATTGAACCGGATAATATTAACTTGAAAATGTATCTGGCGAAAGTGCAGATTGCCTGCAGGCTTCATGGTGAAGCCAGAGCAACACTGAAAAAATGTTTACGTAATAAGACCACCAGGACAGAGGCTCAACTATTGTCCGCTCTCAATTATAAAGAGGAGGGGCAGGTAAAAAGGGCGAGGTTTTGGATCAAGACGTTACTGGAAAATACAGCTCTGGATAACGACATAGCAGCTCAGGCTCATACAATAGAAGAGGAATTAGATGGACTTTGA
- a CDS encoding type IV pilus twitching motility protein PilT, with product MAQIDAFFKLMNDEGASDLHMVADQQPILRIRGDMERVKFKRLNNDELRAMLYEICPEEKIKAFEENGDIDFGYEIPGLARYRCNFFRQKYGVGAVFREIPSEIMTCEQLGLPKVIARLAHLPKGLVLVTGPTGSGKSTTLAAIVDEANKNRKDHILTIEDPIEFVHTSQKCIINHREVGTHTKSFTAALRGALREDPDIIMVGEMRDLETISLAMEAAMTGHLVFGTLHTLNAMKTVDRIIEIFPANQQGQVRSTLADALKAVVSQTLFKRKDIKGRCAALEILIATPAVRNLIREGKTYQILSTMQTGKKFGMQTLDDAIMTFLDKKMISADDAYSNCVEKAKFVKYLRKPPTDFTDV from the coding sequence ATGGCTCAAATAGATGCGTTTTTTAAACTTATGAACGATGAGGGTGCCTCTGATCTTCATATGGTTGCCGATCAACAGCCGATTCTGCGTATTCGCGGAGATATGGAGCGAGTAAAGTTTAAACGGCTTAACAATGATGAACTTCGGGCAATGCTGTATGAGATCTGCCCGGAAGAAAAAATTAAAGCATTTGAAGAGAACGGTGACATCGATTTCGGCTATGAAATTCCAGGGCTTGCCCGTTATCGTTGTAACTTCTTCAGACAGAAATATGGAGTAGGAGCGGTCTTCCGTGAAATTCCCAGTGAGATAATGACCTGCGAGCAGCTGGGGCTGCCCAAGGTAATCGCCCGTCTCGCGCATCTGCCGAAAGGACTGGTGTTGGTGACCGGACCCACAGGCTCGGGTAAATCTACAACTCTTGCTGCCATTGTCGATGAGGCAAACAAAAACCGAAAGGATCATATTCTCACCATTGAAGACCCCATCGAATTTGTGCATACCAGTCAGAAGTGCATCATCAATCATCGGGAAGTCGGGACGCATACCAAAAGTTTTACCGCGGCCCTTCGGGGGGCATTACGTGAGGACCCCGATATTATTATGGTCGGGGAGATGCGCGATCTCGAAACCATATCTCTGGCGATGGAAGCGGCCATGACCGGGCACCTCGTTTTCGGTACCCTGCATACTTTGAATGCCATGAAGACGGTTGACCGGATCATTGAGATTTTTCCGGCAAATCAACAGGGGCAGGTGCGATCCACCCTGGCAGATGCACTCAAGGCCGTGGTTTCCCAGACACTGTTTAAGCGAAAAGATATCAAGGGGCGCTGCGCTGCACTTGAAATTCTTATTGCGACCCCGGCCGTCCGCAATCTTATTCGAGAGGGTAAGACATATCAGATACTCTCAACCATGCAGACAGGAAAAAAATTCGGTATGCAGACGCTTGATGATGCCATTATGACATTTCTTGATAAGAAAATGATCAGTGCAGATGATGCCTATTCCAATTGCGTTGAAAAGGCCAAATTTGTCAAATACCTGCGTAAACCGCCGACCGATTTTACCGATGTCTGA